In the Acidobacteriota bacterium genome, TGCCACGCCGCGCGCGCAGCCCAGGCGCGAACAGCCGGATGTTTGTCTTCATTGATCGCGCGGTCAAGCAATGCCGTCAATCGTTGTTTGCTGAAACTCGGTTTGGTCAGCACGGCATCGGCGCGCATTCCCAAGGCTTTGGCGACGCTTTCGCGTGTCAAATCGCCGCCGGTTTCATAAGCCACGAAGACCGCGCCGTAGCCTTTGTCATCCAGCAGCGTTTGCTTCATCGCCCAAGCCGCCGCGTCACGAACCATCTTGACCGGATCGCCCATCAGTTTGAGCAGCGTTGACACACCGCGTTCGTGATGCACGCCGCCCAAACCCATTGCCGACCAAAAACGAACCTGCGGGCTTTGATTCAGCGAAGCCTGAATCATCAAATCAATCAGCGTCGGATCGTCCGTGTACGCCAAGGCTCGAACACGGGCAATGGCGGCGGACAGGCTTTCATTTACCCGAGGCGCGAACTGCGAGCGAACGGGTTTGACCGGCTTTTCGGGATACAGTCGCGACAGGGCGTGCAGCGCGTAGCTGGTGGTGACAAAACCGGTGAGCGCATTTTTGTTCCAGCGACCATACGGGTCTTGCATGCGCAACAAGGCTTTGACGCCACGCGCGACGGCCGGGTCGTTGTCGTTGTACCCAAGCGCATGAAATGCAATCAGCGCCAACGCCGTCGGCGCAGGATCAAACTCGCCATTGGTTTTCCAGGCGTCACCGTCCGCTTTTCCGGGATCAAATCCCCAGGAGCCGTCAGGGTTTTGAATTGCGCGCAATCGCGCTTCGTCTTTTTTGATTGTTTCCGCAATTTGCGCGACCAGCTTTGCGGCTTCTTCGGCGGATTTCAGCTTGTACGCCGGAAACAGCGCGGGCGGCGGTTCCGCAGGCTTTGCGTTGTTTGATGGCGTAGGCGTCGGTTGCGGTTTCGGATCGGGCGGAAGCGTTGGATAAATCGTTCGCGCTTTCTGGTTTTGCGCCAGGTAATCCTGCGGGAAGTAACGTTTGAAAAACTCGATGCGGTTTGACAGATCGTCACTGTAACGGGGCACAACGCCGAGCATCTTGTCCGCCTTTTCTTCCAGCGCGGCCAAATAGCGCGGATGCGAGGTTCGATCCCAGGCCGTGCGCAGAATCTCTCCGGCGTAATCGTAAACGATGGATTGGCCTACGTTCGACCCTGGCCCGGCGGCGTTGATGCCGCTGGGGTCAGCAGTTTGCAGCACATGGTTGGCGGCACGAATGGCCTGCATCGAATGCAGTTTGCGCGCTGGGATGACGCGTTCCGCAGTGCAAACGTTGTGACCTGCAACGCGTGTTCCCGCCGGGCCATCGCCCACGTCCAGCGGAGCCAGGCTGGTGTTGTTCGCAGCGTCTTTCAAATAATTCGTCGGACGCAGCGATTCATACATCACGTTGATCAACCGGCGATAATTTTGTTTGTTTTCAATTGTGTAGCCGTTTTCCAGCGGCCCGGCTGGCCCCCAGACGCCGGATTGCGTGTGGCAACTCATACAATGCGTGCCCATCAAATTGCCCGTGTCGCGTATGCGGCGTTCGACCGAAGCGCCGCGCGGACGATTCGTCAACCATGCATCCACCTGCCCGATATGGTCATACATCGCCTGCCGCACGGCCATTCGCGGATCGTCATACGGCGCGGACTTCAACACGCGAAGCTCGAGTTCGTATCCCGGCGCGTTGGCTTCCGCGCGCAGGAAATAGATTTTCCCGGGTTTCAGTATACGGACGATTGCCGCGCGATGCTGTTCGTTCTGTTGGTGCGTGCGTTCGTTGTCGTTGCGTCCTTCGGTGTATTCGCTGAGCGCGCCTTGTTCATCCAGCGCGTAAACTCTTAACTGTGCTGCAATCGTGTGGTCGGGAATCGCCAGATTCGCGGTCAGCAAACGCGGCTCTTTGCCATTGAAGTTCAACCGAAACCAGTCGTCGCCGGATTTGCCGACTTTGCCATTGTCGAAGTATTCGATGTCGTCGGCGCCGCCGTTGATGCGAACGGATTGGATACCGTCTCCGGCATCAGTGCCGGAAGGGAGCGTAATTTCCTGGGCCAGTTCGGGCGTGTCGTTCGGTTCCGTTTCAATGTATGCGCCAACGGTTGCGGAATCTTTCAAGTCAATCGGATTGATCGCCACATTCAACGGGACGGTTTTGCCACTCGGCCAGGGCGTTTTGGTCGGGAAGGTGACGGCTTGCGGCGCAACGCCGTCTTCGCGCCAGCGAATGCTTTCCGGCTGGGCGAAAAAATTGGCTTCATCAGTGACGGGCGCAATTTCCAACCGGTATTGCCCCGCAACCGGCGCGCGATAGACTACATACACATCCGAATCCAGCGCATGCAACGCTTTTCGCCAGTCGGCGGTTGGCGCCGTGTAAATGCCAAACGCATCGGTTTTGCGACCAACGACAACTGGCAAAGATTCCGAAGCGTTGGCCTTTTCCAGCGACCAGCGAACGCTGATGCGCCCGTGCTGAGGCAGCAGCGAAGGCGACGGTAAACTGACCGACAACTCAAAGGTTTCGCCACGTTTCAATTGCAAACGTTTTTCCCACAACGACTGAAATGGCAAGTTCAACTTCAAGGGCGCAAGCTTGCTGGCCGTAGGCTCAGTCATCAAACGGGCTTCGCTGTTGTTCCACCAGAACAGCATTGCCAACAGCGTCAGACTGACAGCGAATGAAATTGCTCGACGGCGATTCGTGTGCGGCTTCATGAGTTTCCTCGCTTATGAAAAAGGTGATGGTGTTGTTTCAGAAATTGCGTTGCGCCAAAAGTACATAATTTTCGCGGTTTCGTCCATTTTTCCTCGAGCGATGGACTTATCGCGCAGTGTCGTTTATATCGTCGCTCCACGAATGCGGGTAATCCCAAGAAATTTGAGGCTGGACATACAATGAGAAAACCAGGGTTGATTCTGTTGGTGTTTGCGCTGACTGTGATGTCTTTGTTCACCGCTTGCAATCGTTCGAACGGCGGCGCGAAGAAAACGGTCATCGCCGTCATTCCCAAAGGCGTCACCAATTTTTTCTGGCAAAACGTCAAAGCCGGAGCTGAAGCCGCTGGCAAGGAAACAGGCGTGGAAATTTACTGGAAAGGGCCTGCCGTCGAAGGCGACGCTTCCAGTCAGATCAACGTGGTCGAAGATGCCATCACGTCGCGGGTCGCCGGAATTCTGATTGCGCCTTCGCATCGCGATTCGCTGGTGGCAGTAGTCGAACGCGCGCAGCGCGAAGGCATTCCGGTGACGATCTTCGATTCCGGCATCGGCACCGAAACCTATGTTTCGTATGTGGCTACGGACAACGTGCTCGGCGGGGTGATGGCTGCGGAGAGGTTAGCGGAACGATTGGGCGGCAAAGGCAAAGTCGCCATCTTGGGATTGAAAGCCGGTTCGGTTTCCACCGACGAACGCGAGCGCGGATTTCAGGAAACGATCAAACAGAAATTTCCCGGTATTCAAATCGTGGCGTTTCAATACGGCGAATCCAGCCGGACGATTTCCATTGATCGTGCAACGGATATTTTGACGGCGCATCCGGATTTGAACGGTTTCTTTGCCTCGAACGAACCTTCGACGGTTGGCGCGGCACAGGCGATCAAACAGAAAGGCGCGGCAGGCAAAATCATTCTGGCAGGCTTCGATTCCAGCCCGAACCTGATCCAAGATTTGAACGCGGGCGTGGTGGATTCGCTGGTCATTCAGAATCCGTATCGCATGGGGTACGACGGCGTGAAAACACTGGTGGACAAGCTGAACGGCAAAACGCCGGAGCGGCGCATTGACACCGGCGTCAAGCTGGTCACGAAAGAGAACCTGAATTCGCCGGAAATTCAGCAACTGCTCGGCACGAAATGAGCGAAACAGATTGCGGTTGGAAATGCGAAAGCCCGGATCGGTTTGTCTCGAACGATCCGGGCTTTCATCTCAGGGAAAACAGGCAGGACTGGCATCACATTTACTCAACCGCTGTGTTCGCCCTGTCGAATCCTGAAAATCCTGTCGAAAAATTTTCCGGAATCAATACAGCAGCTTCAAACCAAACTGAATTCGTCGCGGGCTTTCGGCGGAAAGGACTCGGCCAAACGACGACGAGCCGACGAAGTTATCCGGCAACCCAAAATTCGGATGGTTGAACAGGTTGAAGAACTCCGCGCGGAATTGGACGGTGACCTTTTCCCTGATCGAAGTGTTTTTGAGCAGCGAAAAGTTCACGTTCTGATACCCGTCGCCATCCAGAATGTTGCGGCCCGCGTTTCCGAAGCTGCCGAATCGCGGAACCACAAACGCCGCTGTGTTGAACCAGCGTTCGACCGACGGATTATCCAGCTTCGCCGTGCCGACCAGATTCGGGCGGTCGTTGCCCAAAAATCCCAGATTGGAAATGCCTGTGTTGCTGTTGTCGAATTCCGGCAACAACGCGACGGTGAATGGGCGACCGGTTTGCAACGTGATCACGCCGTATGTTTGCCAACCATCGAGCAAAGCTTTGGCCGCGCCGGTTGCGCCTTTGCCCAACGGCAATTCATACGAATAGCTCAGCGAAAACCGGTGACGAACATCGAAGCCAGACCGACCACGCTCTGCCGCCAGGTTGAAACTGTTTTGCGGGTAGTTGGGATCACCCGTGCTGGAAAAAATTCCCGACGCGTTATCAATGGATTTGCCGTAGGTGTAAGAACCCAGCAACGACAGGCCCGCGGTCAACCGTTGCTGCAAACGCGCTTGCAGGCTGTGGTAATTCGATGAAGCGCTGCTTTCCTGTTGTGTGATTTCGCCGAACAACGGATTGCGCGGCAAATTCGGTTGTTGCGGACTGGCCGCCGGTTGGTTGATGTCGCGCGAAGCCAGCAACTTGGTTCCTTTCGATCCGACGTACGATAATTCGGCGACGGTTTTGCTGCCGAGTTGCTGTTGAATGCCAAAGTTCCAGTGTTGCGTGTACGCCGTGCGCAGGTTTTTATCGAACGCAAACGCCGACGGCGGCGCGTAACTGGGCGTGTTGAACGGGAACGGATTGTACAGCGTCAACGGCGCTTGCTCGGATTGGTAATAGAACCGGAAATCGAAGTACGGAGAATTGAAAAACAACCCTTCGCCCGGAGCCAGCGGTGATTGATCGAAATACACGCCGTAGCCGGTGCGCAGCACGGTAGTGGAACTGCTTCCCAGCGACCACGCCAGCCCAACGCGCGGCGCGAAGTTGTTTTTGTCGGCTTCGTACCCGCCACGCGGAATTCCATTCGTGCCGACTTTGACCAGTTTGCCGGTCGCCGGATCATAAATGTTGGCGCGGTCTTCGGTGTCCACCGGCGGCGAGTTGTATTCGTATCGCAACCCTGCGGACAGCGTCAGGCGCGGCGTAATGCGGTAACTGTCATTGATAAATCCGTTGTAGCTTTCGGTGCGCAGATGTTGCTGATTGTCCAATCGCGCTCCGCCAGTGACCAGCGGCAAACCGAACAGCAAATTCGCCAATGGGTTGCCGGTGATGTAGGGAAACGCCGTCGGAGTCCCGTCGGGCAGCGTGATCGAAATGTAACCGGGGAAGGTCAGCAAACCGCGCGATTGCACATCGCGAAACGCGTTTTGCTGCGCGTAGCGGAAATCAAAGCCGAACTTCAACAAGTGCGAACCGGTGGCAAACGTCGCCGTGTCCAGGAACTGGTAAACGTTGGTCGCTGAATCCTGCGGGTTGTTGTATTCGTGGCCGAGCGGCGAATAACCCGTTACGCGAATGAAGCTCAAGCCGTAATCGCGCGAATTCAGCGACAGTTCCGGCAAACCGACTTGTTTGTTGACGCTGACTCCTGCGTTTTCCACCTGAACCTGATTGCCGATACGGCTGAACGCAAGCCGTGCGTCATTGACGAACCGCGGCGAAAAAATGTGATGTTCATTGAGCATCAGATTCTGGCCGCGACGATACACCGTATTGCCATAACCGGGCACGAACACCTGTGTGACGCCCGAATACGGCTCAAACAACGTTCGGTCCGAAAAGCTGTAGCGAGCGGAAAACTGCGAATCGTCGTTGATCTTGTGATCCACGCGAACGTCAAAAAGATCATTGCGGTCGCGCTGCACGGGCGAAGCGACATAATTCTGCCCGGGCACATTGCGATTCGGCAGCGGATAGAGCGCGGCGATTTTCAATCCAATGGGGTTCAACGCCTGTTGCGGAATCACGCCACCCGGAAACGGCGTTTGCGTGCCGGGAATCAGTGGCCAGAACTGCGCGGGAAGCTGCGAAAAATCGCCAATGCGTTCTTTGGCGGTCGGCACGTTGGCCAATCGCGTGATGCCTTCGCGGGAGCGCAAACCTTCGTAATCGCCGAAAAAGAACGTGCGGTCTTTGACGATTGGTCCGCCGAAGCTGAAGCCAAACTGGTTGCGGCGATACGTTGGGTCGGGTTGATCGGCGGGCGCAAAATAATTGCGCGCGTCCAGCACCTGATTCCGCAAAAATTCATACGCCGTGCCGTGAAATCTGTTCGTGCCGGATTTCATCACCACGTTGACCTGCGCGCCCGCGCTGCGGCCAAACGAGGCGTCGTACACGCTCGACAACACTTCAAATTCGCGGATGCCATCCACGGGCGGTTTGACGCCGAAGGTGTTCAGCTTCGGATCCACGTTGTACACGCCGTCCAGCAAAAAGTTATTAGCGTCTTCGCGCTGCCCGTTGATGGTGAAGGCGAAATCGCCGCGAACGGAACCGGCGGATCCTTGCGCAGGCGGCGTGGTTCCCGGCGCCAGCAGCGCCAATTCCAGAAAATTACGGCCATCCAATGGCAAACCGGTGACCTGGTTGTTATCAATCACCGCGCCAAGCGCCGCAGAGTTAATGTTGAGCAAGGATTCCTGATTGACTTCAACGATTTCTTCCGGTCCGGCAATCGGCAACGTGATATCCGAGCGGAAATCCTGGTTGGTTTCCAGCGTCAGGTTGACCTTGTACCGCTTAAACCCTGTTTTCTCGAATTGCATCTGGTACGAAGCAGGGGGCAATAGGGAAAAACTATATTCGCCATTACTATTGCTGGTCGCGGAACGCGTTTCGCTGGTTTCATTGCGCGTGATGGTGATTTTCACGCCTGCAATTGCACTGCCGTTTGCGTCGGTAACGCGACCGCGAACCGTGCCCCGATAGTTTTGCGCCAAAGCAGTGAAGCTGAGGCACATCAAGCTAAAAACAATTCCGATAACAAGTTTGATCTTCACTGAGAAACCTTCCTCCTGGTGTTGGGTGAAACGTCGCGCGGATTTTCTAACCTGCGCGGGCATCCTGAAGATGCCTCTGGTTGCCAATCAATGTTACTTTGATGAAATCAGGAACAGGTTGGAAAACCTGCTCTACTTTGAAGCGATGCAAACGAACTTGCGCGCGTCGAGGTTCAATCAGAGATTTGGAATTTAATCCATTGAACTACTCAAGACGGCCAAACCATCGCCAGTGTTTCGCCTATCTTCAAGACAATTTTGTCTCTTGCAGCTTGGCAGACGCTTTGATCAACGCCTTCAGCGCGGCGCTTTTCAACTGTTTGGCTTCAGTGATGGAGACATGCCGCATCTTTTTCCCGTTGCCGTCCATCAACTCTTTCGGATCGTCCAACTCCGTGCCGTTCATGAAATACAGATTGACGTGTTTTTTGTGTGGGCCGATGGCAATGAACTGCCCCGCCATCGTACCGTCCAAACTGAACCGGGCGACGCGCCATCCGAAGTAAATCTTTTCGTCGGCTTTCGGCACCAGCTTAGTGATCAGCGCGCGAGTTTCGGTGGCAAGCTCGCGAATGTTTTCGTCGTATTTGTTCAGCAGGAGTTCAAAGTCTTTGCTCATCACGATCTCCGTTGGGTTTGGGGCTTTTTGACAGCGATTCGATCAACTGGGTGAAGGCTTTGTCGTTGCGAATCGGTTCCAAGTCGGGATTGGTTTTGAGTTCGTCAAAGTTGTTGAAGCCTTTTTCGACAGCTTTTTTCAGAGACTCCACGGATTCACGTTTCTGCCCGGCCAGCGATTGTGCGCGAGCCAGTGCGTAAAAGCTTTGCGGATTGTCGGGGCGAATTTCCGCTGCCAGCATCAATGTGGCGGCAAGTTCGCCATAGAGTTTTTGAAACCTGTACTGTGCCGCTTCTTCGTTGAGCATGACTCTCAGGTTGGACATCGTGCGGCGTGCGACGGTGCGATCCGTGCCGGGCGAAGTGTTTTCGGCTTTTTTGCGCAAATCACTGACCATCGTGCGCAAATCTTGCAGGACGGCGACGCGATTGTCGTCGGATTTCAGACGTTCGCGCGTAGCGTAAAAATCCCGCAAGTATTTTTCCTGAAGCTGCTCTTCCTGTTTGTATTGTTTGAAACCTTCTTTGACTTCCTTTGAGGATTTCAGGTGGTCGGCTTTGACGGCGAATTCGGTGACATCGGCCAGGCCTTGGAAGTCTTTGGCAAGGGCATCGAATTCCAGATACGCCTCAAACGTTTTCTTCGCGGCTTCGTCACGATTGGCTTGTTCGGCGCGCCGGGCGAACAATTCGGCAATCAGCTTTTCGTCACGAGCGCGGCGCTTGGATTTCATCGCCTGCAGTTCCATCCATTCGATGGCCTGTGTGCAAACGACTGCCGGAGGCCAGGAATGTTCGCCTTCAAATTCCGCCATCCGTGCGGTTGCGCCCAATTCCTCCAGCGTTTTGACCAACTGCCGGACTTCGATCAGGTTGAAATCTTCGCTGCCGGCGACGCCGTAAAAGACAAAGGGCAAATCTTTGCTCGGTTTCGCTTCGGGCGAAAAACCAGCGCCGCAACCGATGACGCCTGCAATTCTGCCTTGCGCCCAAAACGCCACCACGGAAGCGACGCGCGCGCCGCCGGAAAACCCCGTGGTGTAAGCGCGCGATTCGTCTATCGCCAACCGAGCGCTGGTGTCTTCCAGCAACGAAGCGATGATTTCGGACAAATTCACGCCGGGGCCATTTCGCGAATTGTTGGAACCGGCAACGATGTATCCGTACTTTTCAGCAGCTTCCTTAAATCGTTCAACCGGCAATGCGCCGCGCGCGCCGGGATCGAAGGCATACAGAATTGGCCAGCGTCGCGCCTTTGTGTACGAGCCAGGCAGGTAAAGCGCATAGCTTTGGCTGGCGTCTTTCAGGCACGTGACGCGTTCGACGATTTTGCCGAGCGCGAAATCCTGGGCCGTCGCTTCGGAGGTTGCGACCAGCAACAAGAAAATAACTGCGGCCGGCAAAAAGCCGAAATTGTGACGATGGAAACTGTTCATTGGGTGTTTATCAGCGCGAGAGTCTCACATCGAAGCCCGTCAGATTGCAAGCCATTGGGAAAACGTCTACCTTCGTCGTCGTTCAATCAATTTCAATAAGGAGTATTGCTATGAATCACCAACCATCGCCTGAACTGTTTTTTTCCACTGTCAACTCCTATCAACGCACGGCTGTGATTAAAGCCGCCATCGAACTGGGCGTTTTCACCGCCATCGCGGAAAGCAACACGACGGCGGCGACAATTGCCGCCCGTTGTCAGGCCAGCGAACGCGGCACGCGAATCCTTTGTGATAACCTGGTCATCAACGGATTCCTAACCAAACAAGCAGGACAATACGGATTGACCCCGGATTCGGCTTTTTTCCTGGATAGCCATTCGCCGGCGTATCTGGGCGGGGCGATTGAATTCCTGCTCGATCCAATGATTACAGCAGGGATGACTGATCTCACCAATGCCGTTCGCAAAGGCGGAACCACCGTCAGCGACGAAGGCACGGTGTCACCGGAAAATCCCGTTTGGGTGAAATTTGCGCGCGCAATGATGCCGATGATGTTTCCGGGCGCGCAAGGCATGGTACAGCTTGTTCGCGTGGACCCGAATCGCAAAATCCGTGTGCTGGACATTGCCGCCGGGCACGGAATTTTCGGCATTGCCTTCGCCCAGGCGAATCCGAACGTCGAAGTCACCGCGCTGGATTGGGCGCCCGTGCTGACCGTCGCTTCGGAAAATGCCGCAAAGTTTGGCGTCGCGGATCGCCATCATCTGTTGCCAGGCAGCGCGTTTGATGTGGATTTTGGCGAAGGGTACGACCTGATTTTGCTGACCAATTTTCTGCACCATTTCGATGTGCCGACGAACGAAATTCTTTTGAAGAAGGTTTACGACGCGCTGGCCGAAGGCGGTCGAGCATTGACGCTGGAATTTGTTCCCGACGACGACAGAGTCACTCCGCCGATGATGGCTTCCTTTGCCTTGATGATGCTTGGTTCAACAGCCGCAGGTGATGCTTACACCTTTGCCGAATACGAACAGATGTTTGCCAAAGCCGGATTTTCCAAAAACGAAATGCACGAATTGCCACCGACGCAACGGCTGATCGTGTCGTATAAATGAGCAAGAGGGCTGGAGCGATCGAGGGATTGAGAGATCAAACGGAATCATCCCGCTCTCTTCGCCGCTGTGTCTCCTATCGCTCTTTCCCGCAATCCCTCTATCTCTCACCCGGTTTCTGCGCCGAAATGTAATCCGTGAAAATGACGTCGCCGTAGCTGTGATATTTGCCTGCGTCGAAGTCCTTCACAAACCCCGTCATCAACTGCATCAGCGTTGTGGAAAGGTGCCCGGGAACTGCCGCTGGGTGCGAATACCGCATATTGAACACTGCGCGAATGAACACGCTTTTCTCCGTCAACGGCAACCGTTTGACGTTACTGGCAAAGGCATCGAAGGAAGAACCGTCAAACAGATATTGTTCGACATTCGACAGGTAATAGGCTGTCACGGTCAATCCGTTTTTTCGCAGATAATCGCCAATGGCCGTAAGCGCTTTTTTCCCGCCGAAATCTCCCACAATAGGGATGATCAGATTTTTGCGGTGCAGTTCGCGCACGAAGTTGTAATCGTCTGCCACAGCCAGAAAGTTTCCCTGTTTGCCGTTCAAATCCGTCTGAAGAATCATTTCGCGTAAGCTGGGGAAGTAATTGCTCCACCCGCCTCCGCCGTCCAATCGAAACGCAATCTCCAACCCATCCGCCCGAAAACTTTTGTACACGTAATCCAAGCTGGCACGGTCGTCTTTTGACAGCGGAAACTGAAACTCGGTTTCGATGGTTTTGATGATCTCGGCCAGATTGGCGGCATACGCTGCATCAGTTGGCGCGAGTTTGTTGAAAAACGCCAGCACCTCTTCAATCGGCGCATCCGCTTTGGGAATCGCTGGTTTTGGCGCTTCGGGTTTGTCCTTGCTCGTTTCCGCCGCTTTCTCCACCACAGGCTTTTCGCCTGGCAACGGCTTGCAGAGCAAGCGCGACAGAAACTCCGTGCGCGTCGGCGAGAGATGAAAAATCGCCTTGTACATCAAATGCTGAATCACAGCCTGGCGGCGAATGTCTATGATAAAGGCGATGCGGGGACGAATTTTGGCAATATAGGTGAAGTTCTGCTCCGGTCCCACGCCAATGTAGGCTCCGCCTGAAGCGCTCATTTGCCGCAGCTTGTCCACAATGTGTAGGTACGAAGTTTCATTCGACGAAAAATTGTCCGAAAGAAAATACCCGCCCTCTTCCGACATCTCGCGGATCAGTTTGGAGAAATCGGCGGCGGAAATGCTTTCTGGAGGTTTGGGTTGAACGGAAGTTGCAGCAGTTGCAGGTGCCGCCATAGTCAGTTGCTGGGCGAAAATGCCTGACGATGTGATTGCAAGAACGGCTACAAGCTTTATGACAAGCCGAAAAATTGACAACGAATCCTTCCAAACAACGGACATGGCATTTCTCCCTCTATGTAGATGCGTAGGACATTCCCAGTATTGCTGTTATTCGCCTGCAGTCTGAAGCGCGCGCGCGCGTAAAGTTACGGGCCGATCCAAAAAACCGACCTGAAGCAAAGCGCCGAGCGGAGGTTTAACTTCAGGTGACAAATTATTTTGCTTGGCGGCAATCAAAACACCCAGACCCGGCAACTCGCCAAAGAGCTTTCAAAGTCGGTTTCGTCGCGTGTAAGCATTGACAACTGAAACAGAAGCCTTCCACAGGTAAGTTGTTAGACGCACTTGAAGAAATTTTATCCAACAGCTCATCCACAGGAAGTTCTGAATGAACGATACCACAAATGTCCTTGATTACTGGCCAGGAGAAGCCCGCGTCGCGCTTGGCGAACTTGAGTGATCTGCGCGATCCGCGTGGTGTGCATAGCTGGGCTTTGAAAAAACTCGACTGCTGACTTCAAAGAAGTTTTTTGAACACAACGAGTTTTTTTCAGGTGGCGCCAGGAAGAGATTTTGCGAAAAAGCCCCAGGATCGAAGCGAGTAGAAAATTGTCGGGGAGAGGTTGAAAAAATTGCCATCCACATTTGATGCTACTATACTGACCGAGCGGTAAGTTTAGAGTTCAGCGCGTTTCTGTGCGCATATCATCGTCTAATAATCGAAGCACCAACTTGAGGGAAAGCCATGAGCGACAAACATCACGCCAGGCAGAAATCCGCCACAACCCAAGCCGACGTTTCCAGAAGAAGGTTTCTCACCCGGGCTGTTACAAGTGCAGGCGCAATTGCTGCGCTGGGAGCTAATGACGCGACCGCTGCTTCCGCAGCAGAAACCAATCCTATTCGCGTTCCTGATGAGTTTGCGCAGGCGGCCAAAACGCCCCCGACAAAAGCCGTTTTTCCAATGACGGGCGCGCAGGTCTTCGCTCGGGTTTGCAAGGAAGAAAGATTAGCCGCGCTGTTTTGCTGCCCGGGCAATTATCCCGTCATCAATGCCATAGCGCAGGAAGGAATTCCGACTTATTCAGGCCGCCACGAAGGTGCAATGTGTCACGCCGCCGACGGGTTTTGTCGTGTCACGGGCGAAGTCGCCGCCGCTTCGGGAACCGAAGGTCCTGGCTTCACCGATATGATCAATGCGATTGCCGCCGCGAACGCCTCGCGTTCGCCCGTGCTGGTTTTGGCCAGCAATATGGCCATTATCAATGAAGACACCGAAGCAGGAATTCAACTCGGTTATCAGCAACCGACGACCGAAGGGTTGAAGAAATACGGCAAACGATTGATTACGCCAAAACGAGTTCACGAATACGCCGCGTATGCGTTTCGGCAATTGC is a window encoding:
- a CDS encoding TonB-dependent receptor, producing the protein MKIKLVIGIVFSLMCLSFTALAQNYRGTVRGRVTDANGSAIAGVKITITRNETSETRSATSNSNGEYSFSLLPPASYQMQFEKTGFKRYKVNLTLETNQDFRSDITLPIAGPEEIVEVNQESLLNINSAALGAVIDNNQVTGLPLDGRNFLELALLAPGTTPPAQGSAGSVRGDFAFTINGQREDANNFLLDGVYNVDPKLNTFGVKPPVDGIREFEVLSSVYDASFGRSAGAQVNVVMKSGTNRFHGTAYEFLRNQVLDARNYFAPADQPDPTYRRNQFGFSFGGPIVKDRTFFFGDYEGLRSREGITRLANVPTAKERIGDFSQLPAQFWPLIPGTQTPFPGGVIPQQALNPIGLKIAALYPLPNRNVPGQNYVASPVQRDRNDLFDVRVDHKINDDSQFSARYSFSDRTLFEPYSGVTQVFVPGYGNTVYRRGQNLMLNEHHIFSPRFVNDARLAFSRIGNQVQVENAGVSVNKQVGLPELSLNSRDYGLSFIRVTGYSPLGHEYNNPQDSATNVYQFLDTATFATGSHLLKFGFDFRYAQQNAFRDVQSRGLLTFPGYISITLPDGTPTAFPYITGNPLANLLFGLPLVTGGARLDNQQHLRTESYNGFINDSYRITPRLTLSAGLRYEYNSPPVDTEDRANIYDPATGKLVKVGTNGIPRGGYEADKNNFAPRVGLAWSLGSSSTTVLRTGYGVYFDQSPLAPGEGLFFNSPYFDFRFYYQSEQAPLTLYNPFPFNTPSYAPPSAFAFDKNLRTAYTQHWNFGIQQQLGSKTVAELSYVGSKGTKLLASRDINQPAASPQQPNLPRNPLFGEITQQESSASSNYHSLQARLQQRLTAGLSLLGSYTYGKSIDNASGIFSSTGDPNYPQNSFNLAAERGRSGFDVRHRFSLSYSYELPLGKGATGAAKALLDGWQTYGVITLQTGRPFTVALLPEFDNSNTGISNLGFLGNDRPNLVGTAKLDNPSVERWFNTAAFVVPRFGSFGNAGRNILDGDGYQNVNFSLLKNTSIREKVTVQFRAEFFNLFNHPNFGLPDNFVGSSSFGRVLSAESPRRIQFGLKLLY
- a CDS encoding HEAT repeat domain-containing protein yields the protein MKPHTNRRRAISFAVSLTLLAMLFWWNNSEARLMTEPTASKLAPLKLNLPFQSLWEKRLQLKRGETFELSVSLPSPSLLPQHGRISVRWSLEKANASESLPVVVGRKTDAFGIYTAPTADWRKALHALDSDVYVVYRAPVAGQYRLEIAPVTDEANFFAQPESIRWREDGVAPQAVTFPTKTPWPSGKTVPLNVAINPIDLKDSATVGAYIETEPNDTPELAQEITLPSGTDAGDGIQSVRINGGADDIEYFDNGKVGKSGDDWFRLNFNGKEPRLLTANLAIPDHTIAAQLRVYALDEQGALSEYTEGRNDNERTHQQNEQHRAAIVRILKPGKIYFLRAEANAPGYELELRVLKSAPYDDPRMAVRQAMYDHIGQVDAWLTNRPRGASVERRIRDTGNLMGTHCMSCHTQSGVWGPAGPLENGYTIENKQNYRRLINVMYESLRPTNYLKDAANNTSLAPLDVGDGPAGTRVAGHNVCTAERVIPARKLHSMQAIRAANHVLQTADPSGINAAGPGSNVGQSIVYDYAGEILRTAWDRTSHPRYLAALEEKADKMLGVVPRYSDDLSNRIEFFKRYFPQDYLAQNQKARTIYPTLPPDPKPQPTPTPSNNAKPAEPPPALFPAYKLKSAEEAAKLVAQIAETIKKDEARLRAIQNPDGSWGFDPGKADGDAWKTNGEFDPAPTALALIAFHALGYNDNDPAVARGVKALLRMQDPYGRWNKNALTGFVTTSYALHALSRLYPEKPVKPVRSQFAPRVNESLSAAIARVRALAYTDDPTLIDLMIQASLNQSPQVRFWSAMGLGGVHHERGVSTLLKLMGDPVKMVRDAAAWAMKQTLLDDKGYGAVFVAYETGGDLTRESVAKALGMRADAVLTKPSFSKQRLTALLDRAINEDKHPAVRAWAARAAWQWWIWNPPMRASINQAWTKKLLAAESNALVENTFRYQSHALFVVNGHKANGSEEHQYKELAGLFKTLEQKLDDAALPDTVKDRLARRLVAISATFYAAAGGDGGPGQMGYITANSTEMMGKAVLRVWGKTGAANIPELRLVMEGAANVAYQPLQDKIIDYSTHGPEELRTLAAAAVSDPSAVTLPAVQEKVEPLVEQILRGAQDYDRRQTLAQPVLRLFSRAKWAVPKIREQREVLYRLLIPKYTADPNAAELKKILDAAEAAVRPMGLPDADWYVADRMGAMLATNTDLHTPDLLRFIPGASKNPLTAHFWLPSVAWVESFDDGIPEVEATSIQKSGQPLSPELAAARARAVELYVQMLQPSTPVMSRSIALRLANTTALRQDPTVQAALRKLAETENNNAARNALKYADAQTWMAELREAVKNEPLASGLKDAQGQPNLSPQFIASFRYFGDYVAPELNRPQRMDERACMSCHAVEGRVPSMYLAGPDGNGFWTISNMLKNYLTLQQRVNIADIETSKLLRKPLNVQTGKEDGHQGGRRYLPSERGYQIIRHWVLDQPRVLQIAGAPAGNSNR
- a CDS encoding substrate-binding domain-containing protein — protein: MRKPGLILLVFALTVMSLFTACNRSNGGAKKTVIAVIPKGVTNFFWQNVKAGAEAAGKETGVEIYWKGPAVEGDASSQINVVEDAITSRVAGILIAPSHRDSLVAVVERAQREGIPVTIFDSGIGTETYVSYVATDNVLGGVMAAERLAERLGGKGKVAILGLKAGSVSTDERERGFQETIKQKFPGIQIVAFQYGESSRTISIDRATDILTAHPDLNGFFASNEPSTVGAAQAIKQKGAAGKIILAGFDSSPNLIQDLNAGVVDSLVIQNPYRMGYDGVKTLVDKLNGKTPERRIDTGVKLVTKENLNSPEIQQLLGTK